The genomic window TTGAGTATCACTACCTCTAGATCCAATATTCGCATAAATTTCTCCAAAATAATTTCGTTCTTTGCACAACTCCAGTAGCGAATTATAGTTAGCATCTCCAGTGTTTAATAATTCCATGTGTCTTATATAATGCCGCATACTCACTAATGTACTCCTCAATTGTCCTATCGAAAGTTTTTGGTTTATACAAACATATATCAAGTACTCGTATATCACCTCTTCCGTGATTTGATTAAGCGTTTTATAGTATTTTCTTAGAGTATGTTTGTAAAAATCCCTCAAATTTGCATCATATTTTTTTATAGTTCTCTCTGATAAGTTTTTATTTATTGCTAAATAAAATCTAAATGATTTGAGCTCAGATTCTACCTCTAAATCCTGTTTTCTCTTTAAAAATTGATCTTCTACTTCAAATATAACGCTGTATATAGCAAAACTATGTCTCTTCAAATAATAACGTTTCGAATACATATCCACATTTTCTAAGAAAAATTTGTATTTTTGCTCTATTGAATAAATCATTGCATCTATGCATTCTTCACTTATCTTTTTATATTGCCCAATATTTAGCACTTGATCCCTATACCAAATCAACCTTCCAGCGAAGTAATCTCCAATATCTATTTCTGGCATATTCTCTGTCTTTACAAAGTAAATCTTCTCTTCTAAGAATAAATCTTCTAAATAAATCACATTTTCCAAACTTTTTTCAACTCTGTATATACTCAAATAGCTTTCTCGTTTCATCATGAGCAAATTGATTTCTTCCGATGTCAAGTCTCTCATTTTGTCTTTAATCATAGAATCTATCATGCTCTGCCCTTTATTGTTAACATAATCCAAACTAAGCCAAAGGTTAAATGCATAGTCAAAATCAGCATTTAGCAAATCCTCATGACTATACTTATGCCTCAATTTTCTTATATTATATTTATCAATGTACTCATTCATATACATCAATAACTTAAGTGCAGTAATATTGTCAAGCCTTTGCAAGTCATCAAAAGTGTGCTTCTCTTTTCTATCTAAATTCAAGGGATCACCTCCTCGAGTAATATAATCTTATTTGATATTTACCCAGTATCCCTTGCTTTTATCATGAATGCCGTCAATGAATTACACTAAAAAATTATTGATTCAATGTATATCAAAAATGGTATAGTCCACAAGCTTAAAAATGTTGTAAGAAGTATTCCTCTAGACGCAAGCTCATGATCTGCTCCATATTTATGAGAAAAAATTGCAGCAAGAGCTGCTGATGGCATCCCTGTTAATATCAATATGAAACCTTTAAGCATAGATGGCATTGGAACAAACCAAACTATTCCTAACACTAATAATGGAATAATCAAGAGCCTAATAACACTAGATAATATCAGCCTCCAATTTTTTATCCATTTAAAACCACTACTCGTCCCTAGTATCATGCCAATTACTATCATTGATAGCGGTGTAGTGGTCCCACCGACACTTTCAAGTACTAGCTGAAGTACTCTCGGTAATTGTATCGAAAATCCAAACAACGCAAATCCTAAGCTCACTGCTAATGTTCCTGGATTTATCAAAAGTCTAGCTGAAACTCCTTCTCCGCTCCCCTTTTTTATCAAATACACTCCAAGCGTCCATATGTAAAGATTAAATGAAAAATTAAACATCGCTGCGTAAAATATTCCTATTTCACCATAAAGAACTCTCATCACAGGATATCCCATAAATCCAACATTACCAAAAATCATCAAAAACTCATAGACTCCTAGTTTATCTTCCCCTACATTCAATAATTTTCCCACCAACTTAGCAACTATATACGCTAGAGGATAAAATAATATTCCCGATACCAATAAATATATGCTATTTATCATAAGCTCTGGATCAAACTCATAGTTCATCGACTTGATTATCAGCGCCGGCAAACTGACATAGAGTACAAATGTAGACAGCCCTTTTGAAAACTCAGCTGAAACCAATTTACTCCTCTGCAAAACTACACCCAATCCTATAAGTATAAATAACATAAAAATCTGCTCTGTTGCCATAATATCCCTCCAAATTTTGCAAAAATAAAGGGGCTCTCAGCCCCTAATAAAACTATCGCATTTTCATACTATCATATATCATTTTAGCAAGCCCTATA from Tissierellales bacterium includes these protein-coding regions:
- a CDS encoding site-specific integrase; translation: MNLDRKEKHTFDDLQRLDNITALKLLMYMNEYIDKYNIRKLRHKYSHEDLLNADFDYAFNLWLSLDYVNNKGQSMIDSMIKDKMRDLTSEEINLLMMKRESYLSIYRVEKSLENVIYLEDLFLEEKIYFVKTENMPEIDIGDYFAGRLIWYRDQVLNIGQYKKISEECIDAMIYSIEQKYKFFLENVDMYSKRYYLKRHSFAIYSVIFEVEDQFLKRKQDLEVESELKSFRFYLAINKNLSERTIKKYDANLRDFYKHTLRKYYKTLNQITEEVIYEYLIYVCINQKLSIGQLRSTLVSMRHYIRHMELLNTGDANYNSLLELCKERNYFGEIYANIGSRGSDTQLSYIEDKETVWRDEWAMPIVKRLVDMPDLIVDLEAFVIKVSDGEYGYKTRKLDLELIDDYEVTNRYLIYESFCRKMDWIRVNYDDKVSFDKSKFDLFMNKSIGAKIIEFVMFLWFDFNWEKLSMSSNSYDPLEYSERHRYLEHLLELPVGHEKDFDQWRLGMNRDEYKFVKTGFKIYKSKIFIPFILGCFSDLGLVELGERKDNIAIEWLHGLNIQTIALTRLGREMLYYLMLK
- a CDS encoding AEC family transporter, with the translated sequence MATEQIFMLFILIGLGVVLQRSKLVSAEFSKGLSTFVLYVSLPALIIKSMNYEFDPELMINSIYLLVSGILFYPLAYIVAKLVGKLLNVGEDKLGVYEFLMIFGNVGFMGYPVMRVLYGEIGIFYAAMFNFSFNLYIWTLGVYLIKKGSGEGVSARLLINPGTLAVSLGFALFGFSIQLPRVLQLVLESVGGTTTPLSMIVIGMILGTSSGFKWIKNWRLILSSVIRLLIIPLLVLGIVWFVPMPSMLKGFILILTGMPSAALAAIFSHKYGADHELASRGILLTTFLSLWTIPFLIYIESIIF